TGCGGGGCGCCGTTCGGCACCGAACCGCGGGCGTTGTTCTCGCCGTGGTCGGCGGTGTCGGCGTTCTCGGTGGTGTCCACGGGATCAGAGGATAGAGGGCTGGGCAAAAGACCCCGCCATATGGCGTACTCGCAGCGATGCGGGTTTGTGTTTCTGGGCCGTCGGGTACACCATGGAAGTCACGGATCGTTCGCGACCGTGCTAACCCGGTCCGGCTCCTCCCCCCCGAGTCGGACCGTGGATAGACGACCCCCGCTCTCCCCCCCGGCGGGGGTCGTCGCACGTCCGGGGCCATTTTCCGGGCCTGTGGGCTGGTCGGGCGGGGTCTGCGGTGTGGTGTTTCCCGCGGCGGTACGGCGGTTGGGCGGTCCGCCCTTCGAGACGAGATCGTCACTCTGAGTATCGAGTTCGACGGCCCGTTCGGCAGCTCGGTTGATCTTCATTTGTGTCCGTCCGGGGTCTTCCGGATCTTCTCGGTGACGAAGTCGGCGTCAATTCATTGGGCAATCGCCCCCCGTGCGAGTGAACAAAGTTATCCACAGCCCCCGAGTTGTCCCCAGCGAATCGGACCGGGCCTGACGGACCCTCAGCGGAGCCGGACCGTGGAGTCCGGTCGGGCACCGTCCGACCGCACCTCGCCAGGGGCAGCAGCCGTACCGGGGGAGACAGCCATGTCGACACCGATCACCGACCGACTCACCGACCGACCGGCCGCCCGGGGGCCGTTGATCGTCACCGAGGACGAGAGCCTCGCCGAGCACCTGCTGCGGCTCTGCGCCGCGGCCGGCACCGACCCCCAACTGCTCTCCGGCGCCCCGCCGCCCAGAGGGCTCTGGGAGAGCGCCCCGCTGGTGCTGGTCGGCGACGACCAGGCCGAGCGCTGCGCCGGGCTGACCCGCCGGGCCGGCGTGCTGCTGCTCGGGCTCGACCTGGACGACTGCGACGTGTGGGTCCGGGCGGTCCAACTCGGGGCCGAGCACGTCATCTTCCTGCCCGACGCGCAGGCCTGGCTGCTGGACCGGATCGCGGACGCCGCCGAGGGCGTCGGCGCACCGGCCCTCACCGTTGCGGTGCTCGGCGGCCGGGGCGGCGCCGGTTCCTCCACGCTGGCCTGCGCGCTGGCCGTCACGGCGGCCAGGGCGGGCCACCGCACCATGCTGATCGACGCCGACCCGCTCGGCGGCGGCCTGGACGTCCTGCTCGGCGGCGAGGAGGCCGGCGGCCTGCGCTGGCCCGACCTGGCCGGCTCCCGGGGCCGGGTGAGCGGCTCCGAGCTGGCCAAGGCGCTGCCCTCGCTGCACCGGCTGACCGCGCTGTCCTGGGATCGCGGGGACACCCTGGCCGTACCGCCGGAGGCGATGCGCAGTGTGCTGGCCGCCGCCCGTCGACGGGGCGGGCTGGTGGTGCTGGACCTGCCCAGGCATCTCGATCCGGCGGCCGGTCAGGCGCTCGAACAGGCCGACACCGGGCTGCTGGTGGTTCCCGCGGAGCTGCGCGCGATGGCGGCGGCCGACCGGGTCGCGGCCGCCGCCCGGATGCGGCTCGCCGATCTGCGGGTGGTGGTCCGGGTGCCGGGCCCGGCCGGGCTGACCGGGGCGGAGGTGGCCCGGGGGCTGCGGCTGCGACTGGCGGGCGAACTGCCCACCGAACCCGGCCTGGTGGTGGACGTCGAGCGCGGCTCGCCGCCCGGTATCCGGGAGAAGGGGCCGCTGGCCCGCTTCTGCGGGGGCTTCCTGACCGAGGTGATGCCGCCGGTCCAGGCGGCCGGAGGAGGGGCGTCATGACGATGCGTCAGCGCGGGCCCGGCTGGCCCGCCGGAGCGGGGACGGGAGCGGGGGCCGGGAACGAGTCTGGGGCCGGGGCGCACCGGCGGCCGTTGGGCCGTGGAGCCGCCGCGGTCGGGGACGAGCGGGCGGCGACGCTGATCGACGCCGTCCGGATCCGGCTGGCCGAGGCCGGGGCCGCACCCACCGCCGGTTCGGTGGCGGCCGCCCTGCGAGCCGCCCGCCCACCGCTGGGCGGGGACGACGTGCTCGACGCCGTCCGGGTGCTCCGCTCCGAACTGGTCGGCGCCGGGCCGCTGGACGCGCTGCTCGGTGAGCCCGACGTGACGGACGTGCTGGTGAACGGCCCCGACCAGGTCTGGGTCGACCGGGGCGGCGGGCTGCGCCGGGTCCCGGAGATCCGCTTCCCGGACGTCGAGTCGGTCCGGCGGCTGGCCCACCGGCTGGCCACCGCGGCGGGCCGCCGCCTCGACGACGCCCGCCCCTGGGTGGACGCCCGACTGCCCGACGGCACCCGGCTGCACGCCGTGCTGCCGCCGATCGCGGCCGGCTGCACCCACATCTCGCTGCGGATCTGCCGGACCAGGCCCTTCACCATGGACGAGCTGGTGGCCGGCGGCGCCCTCCCGCCGATCGGCGCCGAACTGCTCACCGCCGTGCTGCGGGCCCGGCTCTCGCTGCTGATCAGTGGGGGCACCGGGACCGGAAAAACCACGCTCCTCGCAGCGTTGCTCGGCCTGGTCGAGCCGGACGAACGGATCGTGCTCGCCGAGGACTCGGCCGAACTCCGGCCCGACCACCCGCACGTGGTGCGCCTGCAGAGCCGCCCGCCGAACCAGGAGGGCCTGGGCGAGCTGACCCTGCGGGACCTGGTCCGGCAGGCCCTGCGGATGCGTCCGGACCGGGTGGTGGTCGGCGAGGTCCGCGGCGAGGAGGTGGTGGACCTGCTCTCCGCCCTCAACACCGGCCACGAAGGCGGCTGCGGGACGGTGCACGCCAACACGGCGGCCGACGTCCCGGCCCGGCTGGAGGCGCTGGGTTCGCTGGCCGGGCTCGACCGGCTCTCGCTGCACAGCCAACTGCGCGCCGCGCTGGACGTGGTGATCCACCTGGTCCGCGACCAGCGGACCGGGCAACGGCGGGTGGCCGAGCTGCACATGCTGGTCGGCGACGACCGCGGGCTGGCGCTGACCGTCCCCGCCCTGGCCTTCACGGCCGAGGGCGGCTGTGCCCCCGGCCCGGGCTGGGGGCGGCTGCGTCGGCGCTGCGCCGAACGGGGCGTCGCACTGCCCGAGCCGACGGCGGTGGCGCGGTGAGGCCCGACGCGTGGCACTTCGGGTGGGCCCTGCTGCTGTGCGCGGTGGCGGCGGGCGCCCGCTACGCGCTCAGGAACCGGACGGAGGAGCTGGGATGACGACTGATCAGATGCTGGTGATCGCGGCCGGAGCGGTGGGTCTGGCCGCCGGGCTCACGTTCCGCCGATGGCGGCACGCCCGGACGGTGCGCCGGGCCGGTGCACTGCTCGGCGGTCCGGCCCGGGGCGGCGCGCGAGCGGGCCGGTGGGCCGTACTCGGGCGGGCCAGACCGGCCTGGCTGGTGCCGGAACTCCTGCTGCTCCCGGCCGGGTTGCTGGCCGGACAGCTCAGCCGCTCCCCGGTGCCGCCACTGCTGGCCGCCGTGGCGGTGCTGCCGGTACGGCGCTGGCGCAGCCGCCGCCGTCGGGCCGCCGAGGCACGGCGGCGGGCGGCCGCAGTGGTCGAGCTGTGCGCCGGCCTGGCCGCCGAACTGCGCAGCGGGGCAACGCCGCAGCAGGCCCTGCACTCCGTACTGGGCCGGGCGTCCACCCTGACCGAGGGGCTCGGGGCCGAGTCCTCGGCCCGGCTGGCGGCGGGGCGCTACGGGGCGGACGTCCCGGCAGCCCTGCGTTCGGTCGCCGAGCTGCCCGGTGGTCGTGGCGCGGCGGCGGTGGCCGCCTGCTGGCAGGTCACCGCCGAGAGCGGCACCGGTCTGGCCCCCGGGCTGGACCAACTCGCCGACGCGCTAAGGGCGGAGCGGGCCCTCGCCGAGGAGATCGAGAGCGAGCTGTCCGGGCCGAGGACCACGGTCGCGGTGCTGGCCGCGCTGCCGCTGGTCGGCCTGCTGCTCGGGGCGGCGCTCGGCGCGGAGCCCGTACGGATCCTGCTGCACACTCCGGCCGGGTTGGCCTGCCTGGCGGCCGGGGCCTTGCTGGAGGCGGCCGGGCTGGCCTGGACGGCGCGGATCGTCAGGGCGGCGGAGGACGCGCCGGAGCAGAGCGGGAGAGCGGGGAGCGGCTGCGGGCTCTCCCGAACGCGCGCGGGGGCTCCGCCGCAGGACCGCTGGGTGGGGTCGGACGCGTCGTCGGTGCGGGCGGAGGTGGCCTGGTGAGACGGGAGTTGGTGTTCGCGGTGCTGGCCGGGCCGGTGTCGGCCGGGGTCGGGGTCGAGCTGCTGAAGGCGGTCCGGCGACGGTCGGTCCGGCGGCGGGTCAGGCGGTGGGGCGGTCCGGCCGGGCGGCCGTTCGCCCGGCGGCGTCGACCTCGGGCCGGGCGGATCGGGCAGGCGCTGCGGGCGCGCGGGGTGACCCGGGCGGTGCTGCTCGACCGGGCTGTCCCGGCGGCGGCCGGTGCCGGTGCGGCGGTGCTGGTCGGTGGCCCGGCGGGGCTGGTGGTCGGTCTGCTGGTCGGTCTTGCGGCCCGGCGGTGGCTGCCGAGAGTGCGCTCACCGAGCGCCCGCCGGGCGGCGCTGGAGCAGGAGCGGCTGACCCGCCAACTGCCGCTCGCCGCCGAACTGCTGGCCGCCTGCCTGGGCGCCAGCTCGTCACCCGCCGCGGCAGCCGCCGCAGTGGCCGACAGCGTCGATCAGCCGATGAGCGGCCGACTGGCCGGAGTGGCGGCCGAGTTGGCGCTCGGCGCACCGCCGGAGCTCTGCTGGGACCGGCTCGGCGCCGACTGCCCGCCGCTCGCCCCACTGGCCCGCTGCCTGGTCCGGACGAGCGTCAGCGGCTCGCCGCCGATGGCTCCGCTGGTCGGCCTGGCACACGCCCAGCGGGCCGCCGCAGGCCGGGCCGCCCACGCCCGGGTCCGCCGGGCGGGGGTGCTGGCCACCGCGCCGCTGGGGCTCTGCTTCCTGCCCGCGTTCGTCCTGATCGGGGTGGTGCCGGTGGTGATGGGGCTGACCGCGCTGTTCGCCGAGCGGGTCTGACCTTCTGCCTTCTTTGGTTCTGAATTCCGGCTTCCGACAAGGAGTTTCTGATGACCGTTCACGTTGTGCCTGTTCGGCACCACAGCCCGGCCCGGCGGATCCGGGTGCTGCTGCGCCGCCGGGTCGACTGGCTGGCCGTCCGGGCCCGCCGGTTGGGCGGGGCCCGGGCCGATGCGGGGATGACGACGGCGGAGTACGCCGTCGGCACGGTGGCGGCCTGTGCGTTCGCCGCGCTGCTCTACAAGGTGGTGACCAGCGGGGCGGTCTCCGGCGCCCTGAGCGAGTTGCTCAATCGAGCGCTCCATGCGGTCTGACCGGCCGTCGAGCCCGGGGCAGGGCTCGGAGCGAGGGTTCGTCACGGCGGAGACGGCGGTGGCGCTCCCGGCGCTGGTGCTGCTGTGCGCGCTGCTGGTCTGGGGCGTGGTCACCGCCGCCGCTCAGATCCGCTGCGTGGACGCGGCCCGGGTGGGTGCCAGGGCCGCCGCCCGGGGCGACGGCAACGCCGGGGCACTGGCGCAGGCCGCCGCCCCGGCCGGGGCCAGGGTGAGCGTCGCGACGGGCGGGGACACCGTCCGGGTCACCGTCGAGGCGCCGAGCCCCGCGCCGGGGCGGCTCGGCGGGGCCCTTTCGGTGCGGCTGCACGCCGAGGCGGTGGCCGCGCGCGAGGACGTGATCGGTTCGACGGGCGGAGGTGGGCGATGGCCGGCCTGAGGCCCGGCCTGACGCGCGGCCTGAGGTCCGGTGGGAGCCCCGACGGCAGCCCCCGTACGCCGTCGGACCGGGGCTCGGCGACGATCTGGCTGGTCTCGCTCGGGATGCTCGGCTGCGTGGTGTTCGCGGTCAGCCTGGCGTTCGGCGCGGCGGTGGCGGCCCGGCACCGGGCGGAGTCGGCCGCCGACCTGGCCGCGCTGGCCGCCGCAGGCCACCTGATGCTGGATCAGGACGGCGGCTGCGGCCGGGCCGCCCGGATCGCCGGTCAGCACCGGGCCCGGCTGGTCAGCTGCACGGTGCGGGAGGGCATCGACGCGGTGGACGTGGTGGTCGAGGTGCCGGTCACCGGCCTACCGGTGCCGGTGGGCCCGGCCCGCGCCCGCTCCCGGGCGGGGCCGGTCTGGGCCTGGGGCGACGGCGACCCGGTGGCAGCGGCAGCGGGCCTGTCGGGCCGTCAGGAATCCTCCTCCGACCGCCCCGGCGCTCCCGCCAGCAGGATGTTCAGCAGCCGCACCGCCGCCGCCTTGTCCAGCGGGTCGTTCCCGTTGCCGCACTTGGGGGACTGGACGCAGGACGGGCAGCCCCGTTCGCACTCGCAGGCGGCGATCGCGTCCCGGGTCGCGGTCAGCCACTGCTCCGCGCCCCGGAAGCCCCGTTCGGCGAAGCCCGCGCCGCCGGAGTGGCCGTCGTACACGAAGACCGTCGGCAGCCCGGTGTCCGGGTGCAGCGGCACCGAGACCCCGCCGATGTCCCAGCGGTCGCAGGTGGCGAACAGCGGGAGCAGGCCGATGGAGGCGTGCTCCGCCGCGTGCGCCGCTCCGGGCAGCTGGTCGAACGGGATGTTCGCGTCGAGGAGTTGGTCCTCGGTGACGGACCACCAGACCGCGCGGGTGCGCAGTGTCCTGGGCGGCAGGTCGAGCTTGCTCTCGCCGAGGATCTCGCCGGTGGAGATCCGCTTGCGCAGGTATCCGACCACCTGGTTGACCACCTCCACCGAGCCGAAGCTGAGCCGGGCCTCGCCCCACTCCACGGTGGTGTCGGTGGCCAGCACCGAGATGGAGGTGATGTCCCTGGCGGCGGTGGTGTAGGGCGGCTCGGCGGGTTCGACCAGCGCCACCGAGCTCTCCAGGTCGAGGTCCTGCACCAGGTAGCTGCGGCCCTGGTGCAGGTGGACCGCGCCGGTGTGCACGGTGGTGTGGGCGGCGGCCGCGTCCACGGTGCCGAGCAGCCGGCCGGTCGAGCTCTCGACGATCTGCACCGGGCTGCCGCCGCTGCCCCGCAGGTCCACCGAGTCGACGGCGCGCTCCCGGCGGGTCCAGTACCAGGAGCCTTTGGTCCGCTGCCGGAGCAGGCCGCGCTGCTCGAGCACGGTCAGCAGCTGCCCGGCGGAGGGTCCGAAGAGCGGCAGGTCGGCCTCGGTGAGCGGGAGTTCGGCGGCGGCCGCGCACAGGTGCGGGGCCAGGATGTGCGGGTTGTCCGGGTCCAGCACGGTGGCCTCCACCGGGGTGGCGAACAGCGCCTCCGGGTGGTGCACCAGGTAGGTGTCCAGCGGGTCGTCCCGGGCGATCAGCACCGCCAGCGCGCCCTGGGCCTCCCGCCCGGCCCGTCCGGCCTGCTGCCAGAGGGAGGCCCTGGTGCCGGGGTAACCGGCCATCAGGACGGCGTCCAGCCCGGACACGTCGACCCCGAGTTCCAGTGCGGAGGTGGAGGCCAGGCCGAGCAGCCGGCCGGAGTGCAGGTCGCGTTCCAGCGCCCGGCGCTCCTCGGCCAGGTAGCCGCCCCGGTAGGCGGCGACCCGGGCGGCCAGCGGGGTACCGAGCTGGTCCTGGGCCTGCAGGGCGACCAGTTCGGCCGAGCGGCGGGAGCGGACGAAGACCACCGTGCGGGTGCCGCGCTCGACCAGTTCGGTGAGCAGGTAGCCGGCCTCGGCGGTCGCGGTCCGCCGGACGGGGGCGCCCTGTTCGCCGACGTTCTCGGTGAGCGGCGGCTCCCAGAGCGCGAAGACCAGCGGCCCGCGCGGCGAGGCGTCGTCGGTCACCGCCACGGCGGGCAGCCCGGTGAGCCGCTCGGCGGTGGCCGCCGGGTCGGCGGTGGTGGCCGAGGCCAGCAGGAAGGTGGGCGAGGAGCCGTACCGTTCGCACACTCGCCGCAGCCGCCGCAGCACCTGGGCCACGTGCGAGCCGAACACGCCCCGGTAGCTGTGGCATTCGTCGATCACCACGTACTCGAGCGTCTTCAGGAACGAGGCCCAGCGGGGGTGGGCCGGCAGGATGCCCCGGTGCAGCATGTCCGGGTTGGTCAGCACGTACGAGGCGTACTGGCGGACCCACTCGCGCTCCTGGAACGGGGTGTCCCCGTCGTAGAGGGCGGCCCGGACCCGCTTCGGCGCCAGCTCGGTGGCCCGGCGGCGCTGGTCGGCGGCCAGTGCCTTGGTCGGTGCCAGGTAGAGCGCGGTGGCACCCCGGCCGTTGCGGGCCTCGGTGCCGTCCAGCAGGTCGCTGAGCACCGGCGCCAGGTAGCCGAGCGACTTGCCCGAGGCGGTCCCTGTGGCCAGCACCACAGTTTGGCCGGATTTGGCCAATTTCATCGCTTCGGCCTGGTGTGTCCAGGGTTCTTCGATGCCCAGGGCCTGCGCGGATGCCACGATCTCCGGACGGATTCCGTCCGGCCAGGGCGCGTAGCGGGCCTGACGGGCCGCCAGATGCTCCGTATGGGTGAGGCGGTCGGCCCGGCCCCGGCTGGCGGACAGGGCGGCGAGCAGGGCCTCGGGCTGGTGGTGACGGGGCGGCATGGGGACCCAGTGTGTCACCGGCGTGACGGAGAATCGTGCCAAGCCATCGTGCGGGCATGGTCGCAAGTGGTTGAATGAAGCCGTGACGGCCGCATGGCCGAGGGTCGCACCGCCGGGGCTCAACTGCCACGGCCGTGCCGTGCCCGGCCTGCGACCAAAGCGGTGACGGCCATCCGGCCGAGGATCGCAATGACGTAGCAAGGCAAGGTGCTGGAGGTTCCGTGGACCTGTCCCTGTCGACCCGCACTGTCGGCGACCGTACGGTCGTCGAGGTTGGCGGCGAGATCGATGTGTACACCGCCCCCAAGCTGCGCGAGCAGCTGGTCGAGCTCGTCAACGAGGGCAACTACCACCTGGTCGTCGACATGGAGGGCGTGGACTTCCTGGACTCGACCGGTCTGGGTGTCCTGGTGGGCGGCCTGAAGCGAGTTCGCGCGCATGAGGGTTCGCTGCGCCTGGTGTGCAACCAGGAGCGCATTCTGCAGATCTTCCGGATCACCGGTCTGACCAAGGTGTTCCCGATCCACACCTCGGTGGACGACGCGGTCGCCGCCACCGACTGACCAGCCGTCAACGGGCCGGTGCGGGCGATCGCTTCGGCCCCTGACGCTCTCACTTGAGCTCATCTGCTCGTGCACCGGCGGGGCCCTCGGCCCCGCCGGTGGCGGGTGGTGGGCAACTGCCCCGGCGGCGCTTCTGCCTGCCCGCGCGAGTCCGAGGCGTGATCCCGGAGGGGAAGACAATGGCAACGGTCGAACTTCGGTTCAGCGCACTTCCTGAGCATGTCCGGACGGCCAGACTGGTGGCCGTGGCGGTGGCGAGGCGCGCCGGAGTCGATGAGTCGGTGCTCGACGAGGTGCGGCTCGCGGTCGGCGAGGCGTGCTCGCGTGCGGTGAGCCTGCATCAGCGGGGCGGTCTGGACGGCGCGGTACGGGTCGCGCTGACGGATCAGGAGAAGCGTTTCCTCATCGAGGTGGAGGACGAGGCCGGTCCGGCCGGTCTGCCGCCGCTCGGCTCCGCCGCCGAGGAGATGGGCGAGGACGCCGAGGACGCGCTCGGGCTCGCGGTGATCACCGCGCTGGTCGAGGACGTCGAGGTGACCTCCGGGGCCAACGGCGGCCTGATCCGGATGAGCTGGAACGTCTCGACGGAGCCCGTGGAGCTCTGACTCCGCGCAGAAACTCCGGGCTCACTCGGACCACATATTGACAGATTGTTGAAGCAGGCGGTTCCCTGCTCTCGGGCGCGATCGGTTTCGGTTCGAGAGAAGGACACCTTCCCCATGCGGATTCGCATCCTGTGGCCGACCGGTCAGGCCACCGCCACCCTGCGCCCGACGCCCACCTCCGAGGCCCTCTGGGCCGTCCTGCCGGTCGGCTCCACCGCGAGCACCTGGGGCGAGGAGGTCTACTTCGACACCCCGGTCTCGGTGGACCGCGAGGACGATGCCCAACAGGTGGTCGAGCCCGGCACGGTGGCGTTCTGGACCGACGGCGACAGCCTCGCGCTGCCGTACGGCCCGACCCCGATCTCACGGGCCGACGAGTGCCGGCTGGCCGGCCCCTGCAACCTGCTCGGCGCGCTGGACGGCGATCCCGGGGTGCTGCGCACCGTCCGGGCCGGTGACCCGATCCGGGTGGAGCGGGCCTGAGCCCTGCGGGGTGCCGTGTAGGTTCGCTGCGTGAAGCCTGACGTGAAGCTCGAAAAGCGGCTGTGGGCCGCCCCGGCGCTCGGCCTGCTGCTCGCCGGCCTCGCGGTCGGGTGCGGCGGTGGCAGCGACACCGCCGCGCTCGACTCCTGGTCCAAGAAGGTCTGCGACTCCGCCCAGAGTCCGATCGCGCAGTCGCAGACCGCGCTCGCCGACACCGCCAAGGTGCTGCCCGGGGAGGCGCCCGCCGAGTTGCAGCAGCGGCTGGCGGCCGACCTGGGGGTGCTGGCGGCCACCGACCAGCAGCTCGCCGAGGCGATCTCGAAGGCCGGTGCGCCGAAGATCGACGGCGGGGCGGCGGTCCAGCAGGGCGCGGTGGACGAGTTGAAGAAGGCCGGCCAGGGCTACCTGGAGGTGCAGCAGAAGCTCACCGCGCTGCCCAACACCGAGCAGGCGAAGTTCGCGGACGGGCTGCGCAGCGTCGGTGACCAGATCCAGCGGCTCGCGCAGCAGTCCACCGCGGCGCTCAACAAGCTGCAGAGCGGCGACCTCGGCACCGCCATCGCCAAGCAGCCGGGCTGCAAGCCCGCTCCGAAGACCTCGCCGAGCGCGAGCACGGACCCGAGCACCCCCGCTGCCACTCCCGCGGCCTCCCCCAGCGGCACCCCGGCCACCACCCCGGCTGGCACCCCGGCCGTGCCGCCCGCGTCCCCGACGCCGGGCGCCAGCGGCTGAACCGTCCCGGCCGCCGCGCGACAATGGGCGGGTGACCAACAGCCCTGTCCTTGACCACGCCCGTCTCGCCGAGTTGCGCGCGGCGCTGCTCGCCGCCTCGTACACCGCCGACGGCTGCCTCGACCTGCTCGGGTCCACCGGCTACGCCGCGCTGGCCCGGAGCGAGGCGGTGCCCGCGCTGCGGGCGACCACCGGCGGCACCCCGCTGGAGACGCTGGTGCGGCTGTTCCTGCTCCAGCAGCCGGTGCCGTACGCCGCCGCGGCGGCCGCGCTGCCGGTCGAGCACTGTCTGACGGACCGTTGGCTGGTCCGCGACGGCGACGAGCTGGTGCGGGCCACCGTGGACGTCCGCCCGTACGCCAACGAGGTGGCCGGGCTGCCCAGCGCGGACGCCTGGGTGGTGTCGGACCTCGGCTGCGCGGTCGGCGGGGCGGGCGGCATCGGGGCCGGGGAGGCCGCGCACGGGGTAGCCAGGAAGGACCTGGTGCTCGGCGTCGGCGGTGCCTCCACCACGCTGGCCAACCTGGCCGTGCGGCGGCCGGTGCGCCGGGTGTTGGACCTCGGTTCGGGCTCCGGCGTGCAGGCGCTGCACGCCGCGCGGCACGGCCGGCACGTCACCGCGACCGACCTCAACCCGCGCGCGCTGCACTTCACCGCGCTGACCCTGGCGCTGTCCGGTTTCGCGGACTTCGAGACCGCCGAGGGCAGTCTCTTCGAGCCGGTCGGGGAGCAGAAGTTCGACCTGATCGTGTCCAACCCGCCGTTCGTCATCTCGCCCGGCAGCCGCTTCGTCTACCGGGACGGCGGGATGGCCGGCGACGACCTCTGCCGCAGCATCGTCCGGGGCGCCGCCGCGCACCTGGAGCCGGGCGGTTACTGCCACCTGCTCGCCAACTGGCAGCACGTCAAGGGCGAGGACTGGCAGGACCGGCTGGCCGGCTGGGTGGCCGGGACCGGGCTGGACGCCTGGGTGGTCCAGCGCGAGGTCCAGGACGTGGCCCAGTACGCCGAGTTGTGGCTGCGCGACGGCGGCGACCACCGCGGCCCGGGGTCGGACTACCAGGCCAGGTACGGCGAGTGGCTGGATGCCTTCGAGGCCGCCGAGGTGGAGGGCATCGGCTTCGGCTGGATCACCCTGCGGGCGGGCGGCTCGGCCGAGCCGACGGTGCGGATCGAGGAGTGGCCGCACACCGTGGAGCAGCCGCTCGGCCCGCACATCGAGAGCTGGTTCGCCCGGCAGGACTTCCTCCGGACGCACGACGACGCGGCGCTGCTGGCGACCCGTTACCAGCTGGCCGACGAGGTGGTGCAGGAGCAGATCGGCGCGCCCGGCGCGGAGGACCCGGAGCACGTGATCCTCCGTCACAACCGGGGCATGCGGCGGGCCACCAAGGTGGACACCGTCGGGGCCGGTTTCGTCGGGGTCTGCGACGGCACCCTGGCGGCCGGCGAGATCGTCGACGCGATCGCCCAACTGCTCGGCGAGGACCGGGTGGTGCTGCGGGACCGGGTGCCCGAGTCGCTGCGGATGCTGACCGAGCAGGGCTTCATCGAGCCGGTCGGGTAGCCGGGAGCCCTGTCCGGTTCATCTGCCGGTTGCCCGGTGTACGCCGGACGGCAGCCGCCGGTTGGCCGTAGCCTGCCACGCTCCCTGTCCACAGGCTGTGGACAGGGAATCGGGCGGGGGAGCGATGGAGACGCCGACGGCGGTGGCCGCAGGGGTGGTACTCACGTGCTTCGGTGGCGCCCTGCTGCTCTGGTGCGCCGTCGAACTGCGCCTTCGCCACCACCTGCGCCGCCACGGCGTGTCCGCGACCGCCCGGGTGGTCGCCGACCGCGATCCGTACGGCGAGTCCTACGGGGACACCTTCGGCGAGCTGGACAGCGCGCCGCTGCTGACCTTCCCGACCGAGGACGGCGGTTCGATGCTGACCCGGCCGCGCGGGCACACCCCGCTGCGCCGGCCGTCCTGGCTGCGGCCAGGGGTGTCCGTACCGGTCGCATACGACGCGAAGCGGCCGGGCCGAGTGGTGCTGGCCGCGCCCGACGTCGCCTCGGCGGTGCCCGGTGACGTGTTCTGGGCGCTGCTCGGCACCAGCTCGCTGGCCGGCGGGCTGAGCCTGCTCGGGAGCGTGCTGGCGGGCTAGGGCAGGGCATTCGGATCCCGCCGGCCCCGATTCGGCCGACCGGCCCAGGACGACCGGAATCCGACCCCGGGACACCCCGGAACCCCCTCCGCGCGGCGAGAACACGCATCATCGGGTTACCGTTCGAGTGGCGTCGGTCGGCCTTGCCGGTGAAAAAGTGCGATCCGTTCGTTTGACAAGGGTGGCCAGGGTACGGTCACACTCCGCTGGTGGGGCCGTCGCACAGTGGCAGCCTCGGACGAGGACCACGAGCAGTAGACGAGGGTCGGGGGCGGGTCGAACGCCGCCGGTCCCAGGCCGCGCCGCCAGCAGATATAACGACCGGGAGAGAAGAGCGAAGGTGTCCCCGAGCAGCGAGACCGCGCACGGCAAGCGACTCGTCATTGTCGAGTCGCCGGCCAAGGCGAAGACGATCAAGGGCTACCTGGGCCCCGGCTACATCGTCGAGGCCAGCGTCGGGCACATCCGCGACCTGCCCGGCACGGCCGCCGAGGTCCCCGACCAGTACACCGGCGAGGTGCGCCGCCTCGGCGTCGACGTCGACCACGACTTCGCCCCGATCTACGTGGTGAACGCGGACAAGAAGTCCCAGGTCTCCAAGCTCAAGGCCCTCCTCAAGGAGTCCGACGAGCTCTTCCTCGCCACCGATGAGGACCGCGAGGGCGAGGCCATCGCGTGGCACCTGCAGGAAGTGCTCAAGCCCAAGGTGCCGGTCAAGCGGATGGTCTTCCACGAGATCACCAAGGCCGCCATCCAGGAGGCCGTGGCCAACCCGCGCGAGCTGAACCAGCGCCTGGTCGACGCCCAGGAGACCCGCCGCATCCTCGACCGCCTGTACGGCTACGAGGTCTCGCCGGTGCTGTGGAAGAAGGTCATGCCGAAGCTCTCGGCGGGCCGGGTGCAGTCCGTCGCG
This genomic interval from Kitasatospora gansuensis contains the following:
- the ssd gene encoding septum site-determining protein Ssd, producing the protein MSTPITDRLTDRPAARGPLIVTEDESLAEHLLRLCAAAGTDPQLLSGAPPPRGLWESAPLVLVGDDQAERCAGLTRRAGVLLLGLDLDDCDVWVRAVQLGAEHVIFLPDAQAWLLDRIADAAEGVGAPALTVAVLGGRGGAGSSTLACALAVTAARAGHRTMLIDADPLGGGLDVLLGGEEAGGLRWPDLAGSRGRVSGSELAKALPSLHRLTALSWDRGDTLAVPPEAMRSVLAAARRRGGLVVLDLPRHLDPAAGQALEQADTGLLVVPAELRAMAAADRVAAAARMRLADLRVVVRVPGPAGLTGAEVARGLRLRLAGELPTEPGLVVDVERGSPPGIREKGPLARFCGGFLTEVMPPVQAAGGGAS
- a CDS encoding TadA family conjugal transfer-associated ATPase, encoding MTMRQRGPGWPAGAGTGAGAGNESGAGAHRRPLGRGAAAVGDERAATLIDAVRIRLAEAGAAPTAGSVAAALRAARPPLGGDDVLDAVRVLRSELVGAGPLDALLGEPDVTDVLVNGPDQVWVDRGGGLRRVPEIRFPDVESVRRLAHRLATAAGRRLDDARPWVDARLPDGTRLHAVLPPIAAGCTHISLRICRTRPFTMDELVAGGALPPIGAELLTAVLRARLSLLISGGTGTGKTTLLAALLGLVEPDERIVLAEDSAELRPDHPHVVRLQSRPPNQEGLGELTLRDLVRQALRMRPDRVVVGEVRGEEVVDLLSALNTGHEGGCGTVHANTAADVPARLEALGSLAGLDRLSLHSQLRAALDVVIHLVRDQRTGQRRVAELHMLVGDDRGLALTVPALAFTAEGGCAPGPGWGRLRRRCAERGVALPEPTAVAR
- a CDS encoding type II secretion system F family protein, coding for MTTDQMLVIAAGAVGLAAGLTFRRWRHARTVRRAGALLGGPARGGARAGRWAVLGRARPAWLVPELLLLPAGLLAGQLSRSPVPPLLAAVAVLPVRRWRSRRRRAAEARRRAAAVVELCAGLAAELRSGATPQQALHSVLGRASTLTEGLGAESSARLAAGRYGADVPAALRSVAELPGGRGAAAVAACWQVTAESGTGLAPGLDQLADALRAERALAEEIESELSGPRTTVAVLAALPLVGLLLGAALGAEPVRILLHTPAGLACLAAGALLEAAGLAWTARIVRAAEDAPEQSGRAGSGCGLSRTRAGAPPQDRWVGSDASSVRAEVAW
- a CDS encoding type II secretion system F family protein, whose product is MRRELVFAVLAGPVSAGVGVELLKAVRRRSVRRRVRRWGGPAGRPFARRRRPRAGRIGQALRARGVTRAVLLDRAVPAAAGAGAAVLVGGPAGLVVGLLVGLAARRWLPRVRSPSARRAALEQERLTRQLPLAAELLAACLGASSSPAAAAAAVADSVDQPMSGRLAGVAAELALGAPPELCWDRLGADCPPLAPLARCLVRTSVSGSPPMAPLVGLAHAQRAAAGRAAHARVRRAGVLATAPLGLCFLPAFVLIGVVPVVMGLTALFAERV
- a CDS encoding DUF4244 domain-containing protein, whose amino-acid sequence is MTVHVVPVRHHSPARRIRVLLRRRVDWLAVRARRLGGARADAGMTTAEYAVGTVAACAFAALLYKVVTSGAVSGALSELLNRALHAV
- a CDS encoding TadE family type IV pilus minor pilin, with the protein product MRSDRPSSPGQGSERGFVTAETAVALPALVLLCALLVWGVVTAAAQIRCVDAARVGARAAARGDGNAGALAQAAAPAGARVSVATGGDTVRVTVEAPSPAPGRLGGALSVRLHAEAVAAREDVIGSTGGGGRWPA